A genomic stretch from Marinimicrobium sp. C6131 includes:
- a CDS encoding Hpt domain-containing protein, giving the protein MSDSRNFAALDWVVHEITDTLKEARDALESYVENPKDEARLRFCLTHIHQVHGSLQMVEFYGAAMMAEEMENLAQAMINDSVANTAEAQEVLMRAILQFPVYLEKVKTTRRDNPVIVLPLLNDLRAVRGESLLTETKLFSPYLGPAREVSGERLPLLANDAQFKDTVRKLRQMYQYAAAGFIRGVNPDENLAYLKKVFERLHKLTRGTARQSLWHICLALIEALEMDAIESSVSIKNLLRQLDRELKQLLAHGTKVLAAPADDQLLKNLLYYVARSGKHSPGFASGSHLQVIYDRYELERALPEGRESGEDGDAAQDLLSAPDAEAMSSVVTALKGELDAVKEALDVSLSDADRKQALEEALPVIKRVADTMAVLGIGDLRKQVLEQGAAIELVVNSDSDLGDDQLMALAGKVLDIEYGLDTLVANAGRDADPAREQADLNLSRAQESVLRESRSGLEQAKDAIVEYIASQWDRSHLQPVPVTLREIRGGLDMIPLPRPARIIGACARFVEEQLLKGEVTPEWSRLDTLADAITSVEYYLERFNSEHAEENDLLLGVAEESVAQLGYAVTPSQSLQHAAKAAAEKEAPAVEEPLEDDSDLGLDAEEDTAALSAAYESAIGTAESEAPETLLDEPEDVSPEDVSPEDVSPEEESEVQPSPDDTSDGYSVDALEAEVAAADASEPEPEANSVDTSASDDDDEHEVDEEILEIFIEEAGEVSEAIAEYFPRWAQNFADQESLTEFRRAFHTLKGSGRMVGATDIGELAWAIENMLNRVLDGTIQPGDHHVAVIEKVRSLLPDMIEAFRTGQSNPHPTLTAACEQYAAALSKGEEPDVSIGESTAPAKDGADPYAKLLDQPDSSVSPEPSHGVEPDDDDDRDTQLWEIFGVEALTHLQVVDRYIQDMEDASPLFTPPSDATQRALHTLKGSAHMANITPIAELATPLERFVKELRTYQVNINDDILQLLRDAVDYTTHALADIEQGQPVEIPRLGQFQARVAELREIFVAPLVRQQEAQAEGQKAIDPELLAIFMAEEMNLLLDADKTIESWRQHPEDLAQLEPLQTELATLTNGALHANLPPMAELGDKLYRIYGGIQQGFIPCDDALCQQLIDAHMALLDLVDAVAVGQNLEPAPDAVQAPLDRLLENLPPDAPDAQPEATSVDQEPSTAGEEVSAIAEESASIDEAPSAFVEEPSAFVEEPSAVEEESSATEEESSAVDGAPSSATEPPSASASSEPAAPAAESAQEQADDADDGVDEEILEIFLEEADDLMEDIDRALTEWQEDWSNPDLPEELKRSLHTLKGGARLSGITDVGDLAHDFETLLIGMRERDTIDRAFFQRLTDFQDKIHAGVARVRSQMAGDAPDEAAEPPPPSATAPQSGGPVPVARDPETGNVVPFTPKPKPGNTATSAPVPPSGGAISASGGGNGGAQVQHLAARRSGPQEVVRVSAELLEELVNLAGETSITRGRIEEQVGDLGLAIDEMDSTIVRLQEQLRRLDIETEAQVIFRQEQMEAHEEFDPLEMDRYSQLQQLSRSLMESASDLLDLKNTLSDKNRDTETLLLQQSRINTDLQEGLMRSRMVPFSRLVPRLRRIVRQAATELGKDVEFELDNVEGELDRSVLERMVAPLEHMLRNAVDHGIETADQRAAAGKPAAGRIMLSLAREGGDVVLRLADDGRGINLDRVRAKAVERGLMTEDAQLSDRDIMQFILHAGFSTADKVTQISGRGVGMDVVHSEIKQLGGSMFINSESGRGSEFIVRLPFTVSVNRALMIQIGDDYYAVPLNTIEGIVRVSPFELEHYYSDESARFEYAGEEYQVRYLGAMLDSDARPKLDGQSLPLPVVLVRSAEHTVALQVDRLLGSSEIVVKTLGMQFSSVSGVSGATVMGDGSVVVILDPHALMREKLALGMPNATLLEPTETPYGRDDEQEKVVMVVDDSVTVRKVTGRFLEREGFRVITAKDGAEALLTLQDHIPDVMLLDIEMPRMDGFEVASNMRSSSRLKDIPIIMITSRTGEKHRERAFNIGVDKYMGKPYQEELLLNNIRELLETTQAY; this is encoded by the coding sequence ATGTCAGACAGCCGTAACTTTGCTGCCTTGGATTGGGTGGTTCATGAAATTACCGACACCCTGAAAGAAGCGCGCGATGCTCTGGAATCCTACGTGGAGAACCCGAAGGATGAGGCGCGCCTGCGTTTTTGCCTGACACACATTCACCAGGTGCACGGTAGTCTGCAGATGGTGGAGTTCTATGGTGCGGCCATGATGGCTGAGGAGATGGAGAATCTCGCTCAGGCCATGATCAATGACAGTGTGGCCAATACCGCCGAGGCTCAGGAAGTGTTGATGCGGGCCATCCTGCAATTTCCGGTCTACCTCGAAAAGGTCAAGACCACCCGTCGCGACAACCCGGTTATCGTACTGCCGTTGCTCAACGACTTGCGCGCGGTTCGCGGCGAAAGTCTGCTGACCGAGACCAAGCTGTTCAGCCCCTATCTTGGGCCGGCGCGGGAGGTCTCCGGAGAGCGCCTGCCACTGTTGGCGAACGATGCCCAGTTCAAGGATACAGTGCGCAAACTGCGCCAGATGTACCAGTACGCTGCCGCGGGTTTTATCCGGGGCGTGAACCCGGATGAAAATCTCGCTTACCTGAAAAAAGTGTTTGAGCGGCTGCACAAACTGACGCGGGGTACGGCCCGCCAGTCGCTCTGGCACATTTGCCTGGCACTGATCGAAGCGCTGGAAATGGATGCCATCGAGTCGAGTGTTTCGATCAAGAACCTTCTGCGTCAACTGGATCGGGAGTTGAAACAACTGCTCGCGCACGGCACCAAAGTGTTGGCTGCCCCGGCGGATGATCAACTGCTCAAGAACCTGCTGTACTACGTGGCCCGTTCGGGTAAGCACTCGCCGGGCTTTGCCAGTGGCTCCCATTTGCAGGTGATTTACGATCGCTACGAGCTTGAGCGTGCTTTGCCGGAAGGGCGTGAGAGTGGTGAAGACGGCGACGCGGCGCAGGACTTGTTGTCCGCCCCGGACGCCGAGGCCATGAGTTCGGTGGTTACCGCGCTGAAGGGGGAGCTGGACGCGGTCAAAGAAGCGTTGGATGTATCCCTGTCGGATGCCGACCGGAAACAGGCGCTGGAAGAGGCCCTGCCGGTTATCAAGCGCGTGGCCGACACTATGGCGGTACTGGGGATTGGCGACCTGCGCAAGCAGGTGCTGGAGCAGGGCGCGGCGATTGAGCTGGTGGTGAACTCTGACAGCGACCTGGGCGATGACCAGTTGATGGCGCTGGCCGGTAAAGTGCTGGATATCGAGTACGGCCTGGATACCCTGGTGGCCAATGCCGGTCGGGACGCGGATCCCGCACGGGAGCAGGCGGATCTCAATCTTTCCCGGGCCCAGGAGTCGGTATTGCGTGAATCACGCAGTGGCCTGGAGCAGGCCAAGGACGCCATCGTCGAGTACATCGCCTCCCAGTGGGATCGCTCACATCTGCAACCGGTACCGGTGACGCTGCGTGAAATCCGCGGCGGTCTCGACATGATCCCCTTGCCGAGACCGGCCCGGATTATTGGCGCCTGTGCGCGGTTTGTGGAGGAGCAACTGCTCAAGGGAGAAGTGACTCCCGAGTGGAGCCGGCTGGATACCCTGGCCGATGCCATTACCAGCGTTGAATACTACCTGGAGCGTTTCAATAGCGAGCACGCCGAGGAAAACGACCTGCTGCTGGGCGTTGCCGAAGAGAGCGTGGCCCAACTGGGTTATGCCGTGACGCCTTCCCAGTCCCTGCAGCATGCCGCCAAGGCCGCAGCCGAAAAAGAGGCCCCGGCGGTAGAGGAACCGCTCGAAGACGATTCCGACCTCGGGTTGGATGCTGAGGAAGACACCGCCGCTTTGAGTGCCGCCTATGAATCGGCAATTGGCACCGCTGAAAGCGAGGCCCCCGAGACGCTGCTGGATGAGCCAGAGGATGTATCGCCAGAGGATGTATCGCCAGAGGATGTATCGCCAGAGGAGGAGTCCGAGGTCCAGCCGTCTCCGGATGACACTTCAGACGGTTATTCGGTCGATGCTCTGGAGGCCGAAGTGGCCGCCGCCGATGCCAGCGAGCCGGAGCCCGAAGCCAATAGTGTCGATACCTCCGCCTCGGACGACGATGATGAACACGAAGTTGATGAGGAAATCCTGGAAATCTTCATCGAGGAGGCCGGCGAGGTCAGTGAAGCGATTGCCGAGTACTTTCCCCGTTGGGCACAGAATTTTGCTGACCAGGAATCTCTGACCGAATTCCGGCGCGCTTTCCATACCCTGAAAGGCAGTGGCCGTATGGTTGGGGCGACCGATATTGGTGAGCTCGCCTGGGCGATCGAGAACATGCTCAACCGCGTGCTGGACGGTACCATCCAGCCCGGTGACCATCACGTCGCCGTGATAGAAAAAGTCCGCAGCCTGCTGCCAGACATGATCGAGGCGTTCCGCACCGGTCAGTCCAATCCCCACCCGACCCTGACCGCGGCTTGCGAGCAGTACGCGGCGGCCCTGTCAAAAGGTGAGGAGCCCGATGTCTCAATCGGTGAGTCGACAGCACCGGCGAAGGACGGGGCGGATCCCTATGCGAAGTTGCTGGATCAGCCCGACAGCAGTGTGTCGCCTGAGCCATCCCATGGGGTAGAGCCGGATGACGATGACGACCGCGATACCCAGTTATGGGAAATCTTCGGCGTGGAGGCGCTGACTCACCTGCAGGTGGTGGATCGCTACATTCAGGATATGGAAGACGCATCCCCGCTGTTTACGCCGCCGAGCGACGCCACTCAGCGGGCGCTGCATACCCTCAAGGGTAGCGCCCATATGGCCAACATTACTCCAATTGCGGAGTTGGCCACGCCGTTGGAGCGGTTTGTCAAAGAGCTGCGGACCTATCAGGTCAATATCAACGACGATATTCTGCAACTGCTGCGCGACGCGGTGGACTATACCACCCACGCCCTGGCCGATATCGAGCAGGGCCAGCCTGTGGAAATCCCCCGTCTGGGGCAGTTCCAGGCGCGGGTCGCGGAGCTTCGTGAGATTTTTGTGGCTCCGCTCGTGCGACAGCAGGAAGCCCAGGCCGAAGGTCAGAAAGCGATTGATCCCGAGCTGCTGGCGATCTTCATGGCCGAGGAAATGAACCTGCTTCTCGATGCGGATAAAACCATCGAAAGCTGGCGCCAGCATCCCGAGGATCTTGCACAGCTTGAGCCACTGCAAACCGAGTTGGCCACCTTGACCAACGGCGCCCTGCACGCCAACCTGCCGCCCATGGCGGAGCTGGGGGATAAGCTCTACCGGATCTATGGTGGCATACAGCAGGGGTTTATTCCGTGCGACGATGCGCTTTGCCAGCAACTGATCGACGCGCACATGGCGTTGTTGGACCTGGTGGATGCCGTCGCCGTCGGTCAGAACCTCGAACCGGCCCCCGACGCCGTTCAGGCCCCCCTGGATCGCCTGTTGGAAAACCTGCCGCCCGACGCCCCCGATGCCCAGCCAGAGGCAACCAGCGTTGATCAAGAGCCCTCAACCGCTGGCGAAGAAGTCTCCGCGATTGCAGAAGAGTCGGCATCGATCGATGAGGCGCCCTCAGCGTTTGTTGAAGAGCCTTCCGCGTTCGTTGAAGAGCCCTCAGCCGTTGAGGAAGAATCTTCAGCGACCGAAGAAGAGTCCTCAGCGGTTGATGGCGCCCCGTCATCGGCCACTGAACCACCCTCCGCCAGTGCCTCCTCGGAACCCGCTGCACCGGCGGCGGAGTCGGCGCAGGAGCAGGCGGACGATGCCGATGACGGCGTGGATGAGGAAATCCTGGAAATCTTCCTGGAAGAAGCCGATGACCTCATGGAAGATATCGATCGCGCACTGACCGAGTGGCAGGAAGACTGGAGCAACCCGGACCTGCCGGAAGAGCTCAAGCGTTCCCTGCATACCCTCAAGGGTGGCGCCCGTCTGTCCGGCATCACGGATGTGGGGGATCTGGCCCACGACTTCGAGACACTGCTCATTGGCATGCGCGAGCGGGATACCATCGACCGGGCCTTCTTCCAGCGCCTGACCGACTTCCAGGATAAGATTCACGCCGGGGTCGCCCGCGTGCGCTCGCAGATGGCCGGTGATGCCCCCGACGAGGCGGCCGAGCCGCCTCCGCCCAGCGCCACCGCGCCTCAATCCGGTGGCCCGGTTCCGGTCGCCCGGGACCCCGAAACGGGCAATGTGGTGCCGTTCACGCCCAAGCCCAAACCCGGCAATACCGCCACATCGGCTCCGGTGCCGCCCAGCGGTGGTGCCATCAGTGCGTCCGGGGGCGGCAACGGCGGCGCCCAGGTGCAGCATCTGGCGGCCCGCCGCAGTGGCCCTCAGGAAGTGGTCCGGGTGTCCGCCGAGTTGCTGGAAGAGCTGGTCAACCTGGCCGGTGAGACCTCTATTACCCGGGGGCGCATCGAGGAGCAGGTCGGTGACCTGGGATTGGCCATTGATGAAATGGACTCGACGATCGTGCGCCTGCAGGAGCAGTTGCGCCGCCTCGATATCGAAACCGAAGCCCAGGTGATTTTCCGTCAGGAACAGATGGAAGCGCACGAGGAATTCGACCCGCTGGAAATGGACCGGTATTCGCAGTTACAGCAGTTGTCGCGCTCGCTGATGGAGTCCGCCTCGGACCTGCTCGACCTGAAAAACACGCTCTCGGACAAGAATCGCGACACGGAAACCCTGTTGCTCCAGCAGTCACGGATCAATACCGATCTGCAGGAAGGACTGATGCGCTCGCGCATGGTGCCTTTCTCCCGGCTGGTGCCGCGCCTGCGCCGGATTGTCCGTCAGGCGGCGACCGAGTTGGGCAAAGATGTGGAATTCGAGCTGGATAATGTCGAAGGCGAACTGGACCGCTCGGTGCTGGAGCGCATGGTGGCGCCTCTTGAGCACATGTTACGCAACGCCGTGGATCACGGCATCGAAACCGCAGACCAGCGCGCCGCAGCCGGCAAGCCGGCGGCGGGGCGTATCATGCTCAGCCTTGCCCGGGAAGGTGGCGATGTGGTGTTGCGCCTGGCCGACGATGGCCGGGGGATCAATCTTGATCGCGTGCGAGCCAAAGCCGTCGAACGCGGCCTGATGACCGAAGACGCTCAGCTCAGCGACCGGGATATCATGCAGTTTATCCTTCATGCCGGTTTCAGTACCGCTGACAAGGTGACCCAGATATCCGGGCGCGGCGTCGGTATGGATGTGGTCCACTCCGAGATCAAACAGTTGGGCGGCTCCATGTTCATCAATTCGGAGTCCGGTCGAGGTTCGGAGTTCATCGTTCGCCTGCCGTTCACTGTGTCGGTGAACCGTGCACTGATGATTCAGATTGGGGATGACTACTACGCCGTTCCCCTCAATACCATCGAGGGTATTGTGCGGGTCAGCCCCTTTGAACTGGAGCACTATTACTCCGATGAGAGCGCGCGCTTCGAATACGCGGGAGAGGAGTATCAGGTACGTTATCTGGGTGCCATGCTTGACAGCGATGCCCGTCCGAAGCTCGATGGCCAATCCTTGCCGCTGCCGGTGGTGTTGGTGCGCAGCGCCGAACATACGGTGGCTCTGCAGGTTGACCGCCTGCTGGGTAGCAGTGAAATTGTGGTGAAAACCCTGGGTATGCAGTTCAGCTCGGTCAGTGGGGTGTCCGGTGCCACGGTCATGGGTGACGGTAGTGTGGTGGTGATTCTCGATCCTCACGCCCTCATGCGTGAAAAACTGGCGCTGGGGATGCCCAACGCCACCCTGCTGGAGCCCACCGAGACGCCCTACGGGCGTGATGACGAGCAGGAAAAAGTGGTTATGGTGGTGGATGATTCCGTGACCGTTCGCAAGGTGACGGGCCGTTTCCTGGAGCGCGAGGGCTTCCGGGTCATTACCGCCAAAGATGGTGCCGAGGCACTGCTGACCCTTCAGGACCATATCCCGGATGTGATGCTGCTGGATATTGAAATGCCGCGCATGGACGGCTTCGAAGTGGCCAGCAATATGCGCAGCAGCTCACGGCTGAAGGACATTCCGATCATCATGATCACTTCCCGTACCGGGGAAAAACACCGGGAGCGGGCGTTCAATATCGGGGTGGACAAGTACATGGGCAAGCCCTACCAGGAGGAGCTGTTGCTCAATAACATCCGCGAGCTCCTGGAAACCACGCAGGCTTATTGA
- the pilG gene encoding twitching motility response regulator PilG — MDVSLESLKVMVIDDSKTIRRTAETLLKKAGCTVVTATDGFDALAKIADTRPDIIFVDIMMPRLDGYQTCALIKNNSDFKRTPVIMLSSKDGLFDKAKGRIVGSDQYLTKPFSKSELLGAIEAHVKQAEAS, encoded by the coding sequence ATGGACGTAAGTTTGGAAAGCCTGAAAGTCATGGTGATCGACGACAGTAAAACGATCCGTCGAACCGCCGAAACCCTGCTCAAAAAAGCCGGCTGCACGGTTGTGACGGCGACGGATGGTTTTGATGCCCTGGCCAAAATCGCCGATACCCGTCCGGACATCATTTTCGTCGATATCATGATGCCTCGCCTGGACGGCTATCAGACCTGTGCACTGATCAAGAATAACAGCGACTTCAAGCGCACCCCGGTCATCATGCTCTCCAGTAAGGACGGTCTGTTCGACAAGGCCAAGGGCCGTATTGTCGGTTCCGATCAGTACCTGACCAAACCGTTCAGCAAAAGTGAGCTGTTGGGCGCAATTGAAGCGCACGTGAAGCAAGCCGAAGCGTCCTGA
- a CDS encoding methyl-accepting chemotaxis protein, with product MKTESRNLFANVRANPAMVVLVVLLIGFLVLIPVTYVMVQQGLERDQEYLQQAAELRAQSYRLTALSRDAIEGDEEAFDELGQVVSTMGATWDSLRSSDPRTRSQLSREFNAYAQVWNGVRENANTILTNRDTIVFLNEVGRTLNDSLPELQAEHNNIVEILLENDAPPEQVSQAQMQSWRAERIGRNVDKMLRGDADASRAADQFNLDANIYGRVLTAMQEGDVAMRITQITDEEAQESLSEIASLFDFVNSSIQEIFEGSPALLDALQANEALLDSTPMLLETVSDISDRIAEQAPLRQPNNLTILALAIAAALCLAAIGILLLRSTRRRLSETAETNERNQNAILRLLDELADLADGDLTTTATVTEDFTGAIADSINFTIDQLRILVARINETAVNVSAAAQETQQTALHLAEASEHQAQEIAGASAAVNEMAVTIDQVSANAAESAAVAERAVSIATNGAKVVQNTINGMDTIREQIQDTSKRIKRLGESSQEIGDIVSLINDIADQTNILALNAAIQASMAGDAGRGFAVVADEVQRLAERSAAATKQIEALVKTIQNDTNEAVISMEQTTSEVVRGARLAQDAGVALEEIETVSNNLAELIQNISNAARQQASSAGHISNTMNVIQEITTQTSAGTSATAQSIGNLAEMALDLRESVAGFKLPEEESDETSIPRRESASPARSDDDAFADLNDEADSIESFDFPEDGEGLAEVDESDVIELDDQVLPEDEDDRDERHEKPRSDRELV from the coding sequence ATGAAAACCGAGTCCAGAAACCTGTTTGCCAACGTCCGGGCGAACCCGGCGATGGTTGTACTGGTGGTCTTGCTGATCGGCTTTCTGGTTTTGATCCCCGTCACCTACGTCATGGTGCAGCAGGGCTTGGAACGAGATCAGGAATACCTGCAGCAGGCCGCTGAATTGCGTGCCCAGTCATACCGTCTGACGGCCCTGTCACGGGACGCCATTGAAGGTGATGAAGAAGCGTTTGATGAACTGGGACAGGTCGTCTCGACCATGGGCGCCACCTGGGATTCGCTGCGCTCCAGCGACCCTCGCACCCGCTCACAGTTGAGCCGCGAGTTCAATGCCTACGCGCAGGTCTGGAACGGCGTTCGGGAAAACGCCAACACCATTCTGACCAACCGCGATACGATTGTCTTCCTGAACGAAGTGGGTCGGACCCTGAACGACTCGCTGCCGGAACTCCAGGCGGAGCACAACAATATTGTGGAAATCCTGCTCGAGAATGATGCCCCGCCGGAGCAGGTGTCCCAGGCGCAGATGCAGAGCTGGCGTGCCGAGCGTATCGGTCGAAATGTGGACAAGATGTTGCGTGGTGACGCCGACGCCTCCCGCGCCGCGGATCAGTTCAACCTGGATGCCAACATCTACGGACGTGTACTGACGGCGATGCAGGAAGGCGACGTGGCCATGCGCATCACCCAGATTACCGACGAGGAAGCCCAGGAATCGCTGTCCGAGATCGCGTCGCTGTTTGATTTTGTTAACAGTTCGATCCAGGAAATTTTTGAAGGCTCGCCCGCCCTGCTCGATGCCCTGCAGGCCAACGAAGCGCTGCTCGACAGCACTCCGATGTTGCTTGAGACCGTTTCGGACATTTCTGACCGGATTGCCGAGCAGGCGCCGTTGCGCCAACCCAACAATCTGACCATTCTCGCGCTGGCCATTGCCGCCGCATTGTGCTTGGCGGCGATTGGTATCCTGCTGCTGCGCAGCACCCGCCGTCGTCTGAGCGAAACCGCGGAAACCAACGAGCGGAACCAGAACGCGATTCTGCGTCTGCTGGACGAGCTGGCCGATCTGGCCGACGGTGACCTGACCACTACCGCCACGGTGACGGAGGATTTCACCGGTGCGATTGCCGACTCGATCAACTTCACGATTGACCAGTTACGGATTCTGGTAGCCCGAATCAATGAAACGGCAGTGAACGTATCCGCTGCTGCCCAGGAGACCCAGCAGACCGCCCTGCACCTGGCCGAGGCCTCCGAGCACCAGGCCCAGGAAATCGCCGGCGCTTCAGCGGCGGTAAACGAAATGGCCGTGACCATTGACCAGGTTTCCGCCAACGCCGCCGAGTCGGCTGCGGTAGCGGAGCGAGCGGTATCCATCGCGACCAACGGTGCCAAGGTGGTACAGAACACCATCAATGGTATGGATACCATTCGCGAACAGATTCAGGATACGTCGAAGCGAATCAAACGACTGGGTGAATCGTCCCAGGAAATTGGTGACATCGTATCGTTGATTAACGACATTGCCGACCAAACCAATATTCTGGCTTTGAACGCCGCGATTCAGGCCTCTATGGCCGGTGATGCAGGCCGCGGTTTCGCGGTGGTTGCGGACGAAGTGCAGCGACTGGCGGAACGTTCAGCCGCTGCCACCAAGCAGATTGAGGCGCTGGTAAAAACCATTCAGAACGATACCAACGAAGCGGTTATCTCCATGGAACAGACCACTTCAGAGGTGGTCCGCGGTGCCCGCCTGGCGCAGGACGCCGGTGTCGCCCTGGAAGAGATTGAAACGGTATCCAACAACCTGGCGGAATTGATCCAGAACATTTCGAACGCCGCCCGTCAACAGGCCTCCTCGGCGGGTCATATTTCCAACACGATGAACGTGATTCAGGAAATTACCACCCAGACCTCCGCCGGTACCAGTGCTACGGCCCAGTCGATTGGTAATCTGGCTGAAATGGCGTTGGATCTGCGCGAATCGGTTGCCGGTTTCAAACTGCCGGAGGAAGAGTCGGATGAAACGTCGATCCCGCGCCGGGAGTCTGCGTCACCCGCGCGAAGCGATGACGATGCGTTTGCCGACCTGAATGACGAAGCGGATAGCATCGAAAGTTTCGATTTCCCCGAGGACGGCGAAGGCCTGGCGGAAGTCGACGAGTCCGACGTTATCGAACTGGATGATCAGGTGTTGCCGGAGGATGAGGACGACAGGGATGAGCGTCACGAGAAGCCCCGTTCTGATCGCGAACTGGTGTAA
- the pilH gene encoding twitching motility response regulator PilH yields the protein MARVLIIDDSPTEIYKLSSMLEKQGHEALTAETGEAGISLAKKELPDVVLMDIVMPGLNGFQATRQLTKAPETAHIPVIIVTTKDQQTDRVWGMRQGARDFLVKPVTAETLNAAIAKVTQ from the coding sequence ATGGCCAGAGTACTAATCATCGACGACTCTCCCACCGAAATTTACAAATTGAGCTCCATGCTGGAGAAGCAGGGCCATGAAGCCCTGACGGCAGAAACCGGTGAGGCCGGTATCTCCCTGGCCAAGAAAGAGCTCCCCGATGTGGTGTTGATGGATATTGTCATGCCCGGTCTCAACGGGTTTCAGGCCACTCGCCAGCTCACTAAGGCACCCGAAACCGCCCACATCCCGGTTATTATTGTGACCACCAAAGACCAGCAGACTGATCGGGTCTGGGGGATGCGTCAGGGCGCTCGGGACTTTCTGGTCAAGCCGGTGACAGCGGAAACGCTCAACGCCGCCATTGCCAAAGTGACTCAGTAA
- a CDS encoding chemotaxis protein CheW, translating into MSDSQTAFDSLVDLAQRSRSAARGLPAQLDIRPHWSGIGFMLMGQRFAVPMGEISEMLEIPPYTHLPGVQSWVRGVANVRGRLLPLFDLAAFFGAQLSGGRKQRRVLVLETETLYSGLMVDQVFGMQHFPTDEYQAESGPVDAVIQPFTEGSFEHNGQRWTVFRPAFLAQDPRFINAARS; encoded by the coding sequence ATGTCTGATTCCCAGACAGCCTTTGACTCCCTGGTTGACCTGGCCCAACGCAGCCGCAGCGCGGCGCGAGGTCTGCCGGCACAGCTCGATATTCGGCCGCACTGGAGCGGCATCGGGTTCATGTTGATGGGGCAGCGCTTTGCCGTGCCGATGGGCGAAATTTCGGAAATGCTGGAAATCCCTCCTTATACCCACCTTCCCGGCGTTCAATCCTGGGTGCGCGGCGTGGCTAACGTGCGTGGCCGCCTGCTGCCGCTGTTTGATCTCGCCGCGTTTTTCGGGGCTCAGTTGAGCGGCGGACGCAAGCAGCGACGGGTGTTGGTGCTGGAAACCGAAACCCTGTACAGCGGATTGATGGTGGACCAGGTATTTGGCATGCAGCATTTTCCTACGGACGAGTATCAGGCCGAATCCGGCCCTGTCGATGCGGTTATCCAGCCCTTCACCGAGGGCAGTTTCGAACATAACGGACAGCGCTGGACCGTCTTTCGCCCGGCGTTTCTGGCGCAGGATCCGCGCTTTATCAATGCCGCCCGCAGTTAG
- a CDS encoding CheR family methyltransferase produces the protein MVWSLQAPTDLSESQFVQWSKLLEERTGIQLSTQQKTLLQSQVAIRMRELGCEDYNQYFHDVTDGLSGLMEWSVLVDRLTVKETSFFRHRPSLEYVRRFLQQQINNRQLDNSFDIWSVGCASGEEPYSLAMVANDCFELANLAPYYGITATDISQSALTQARQARYPQRKLEPLYPEEVQRYLTRADDGQYEVVGKLRDRVCFSQGNITRIRTMPVIKMDVIFCQNLLVYFRRWLRRDILNAFADRLKPGGVLIIGLGEAVDWEHPELRRVVGDEVQAYVREERQKQ, from the coding sequence ATGGTTTGGTCCCTGCAAGCGCCGACTGACTTGTCCGAAAGCCAGTTTGTTCAATGGAGCAAGCTGCTGGAGGAGCGCACGGGTATTCAGCTGTCGACTCAGCAGAAAACCCTTCTGCAGTCGCAGGTGGCCATCCGTATGCGGGAGCTGGGTTGCGAAGACTACAACCAGTATTTTCATGACGTCACGGATGGTCTGTCCGGCTTGATGGAGTGGTCTGTACTGGTGGACCGACTCACCGTCAAGGAAACCAGTTTTTTCCGCCACCGTCCCTCACTCGAATACGTGCGCCGGTTTTTGCAACAGCAGATCAACAATCGTCAGTTGGATAACAGCTTCGATATCTGGAGCGTGGGCTGCGCCAGTGGTGAAGAGCCCTACTCGTTGGCGATGGTGGCCAATGACTGCTTTGAACTGGCCAACCTGGCCCCTTACTACGGCATAACCGCCACGGACATCAGTCAGTCGGCACTAACGCAGGCGCGCCAGGCGCGCTATCCACAGCGCAAGCTCGAACCACTGTACCCGGAAGAAGTCCAGCGTTATCTGACGCGTGCGGATGACGGTCAGTACGAAGTGGTGGGAAAGTTGCGCGATCGTGTCTGTTTCAGTCAAGGCAACATCACCCGAATCCGGACCATGCCTGTGATCAAAATGGACGTCATTTTCTGTCAGAACCTGCTGGTCTATTTCCGCCGCTGGCTGCGGCGGGATATCCTCAATGCGTTTGCGGACCGCCTCAAGCCTGGCGGCGTATTGATTATCGGACTGGGGGAAGCCGTGGACTGGGAACACCCGGAACTGCGCCGCGTGGTAGGCGATGAAGTGCAAGCCTATGTGCGCGAAGAGCGACAAAAACAATGA